The Lactuca sativa cultivar Salinas chromosome 2, Lsat_Salinas_v11, whole genome shotgun sequence genome includes a window with the following:
- the LOC111886293 gene encoding uncharacterized protein LOC111886293 — MADKAKPFICTNIKSYVPIILDLNELNYDVCCEIFLTHFRAYGLHDYLDGTITSKGPTNVHWDNLDNLVKSWLYGTMTQLLLTMIFKPKFSAQSIWDNLEALFQDNKHSRAIELDNELHSLVQGDWSITDYCQKMKSIANLLVNIEALVIEKTLVTYLLNGLNPKFDNISLIIRHKDTHVTFLKARSTLVSEEFHINRMHTSSSNHYDHGPPQVLLANSKPDSRRPNHNRSSTT; from the coding sequence ATGGCTGATAAAGCAAAACCTTTTATTTGTACGAACATCAAATCCTATGTACCTATCATACTCGATCTCAACGAGTTGAACTATGATGTGTGCTGTGAAATCTTCTTGACCCATTTTCGTGCCTATGGTCTCCACGACTATCTTGATGGAACTATAACTTCCAAAGGCCCTACTAATGTTCATTGGGATAACCTAGATAATCTGGTTAAGTCATGGCTCTATGGAACTATGACACAATTGCTTCTTACCATGATCTTTAAGCCAAAATTCTCTGCTCAGTCCATCTGGGACAATCTTGAGGCTTTGTTTCAAGATAACAAACACTCACGAGCTATTGAACTTGACAATGAGTTGCACTCCTTGGTTCAAGGTGATTGGTCCATTACTGATTATTGCCAAAAGATGAAGTCAATTGCCAACTTATTGGTAAACATTGAAGCACTTGTTATTGAGAAAACTCTTGTCACTTACTTGCTTAATGGCCTCAACCCCAAGTTTGACAACATCTCCCTGATCATTCGCCACAAAGACACACATGTTACTTTTCTAAAGGCACGCTCAACACTTGTGTCAGAAGAATTTCATATCAACCGCATGCACACCTCATCTTCCAATCACTATGATCATGGACCCCCCCAAGTGCTTCTTGCAAACAGCAAACCAGATTCCAGGCGTCCCAATCACAACAGGTCTTCTACCACCTGA